The Cololabis saira isolate AMF1-May2022 chromosome 23, fColSai1.1, whole genome shotgun sequence genomic sequence AGCAGGGaaccatctaaaacatgctggataggggctcttGAGAACCAGGAATGGGCACTCCTGTTGTAATTCCCATTCAGGATCTCTAGGGAAAACTATCTGAGATCTGTTTTGTGTCGTGTTTAGGTCCCCAACATTGCCAAGAAGTTTGAAGATTTTAAGAAGGACGCGGAGGCCAAGAAGAAACCCCCAGAATGAACAAAAGGGGACTACGTTACAAGCAACAAAAGTTCAACTATTTATTTCACAGGGTTCTGTTGGTGCAGTGTGTGTACATTTGATAAAAGGATTGATCATGTGAaatatgtatgaaaataaaaacagtgccTGGAAAAGTATTTGGTTTTTTCCTCTTAGTGTTAAAGGCGACTTCCCAATGTAGCCTATTTTTTTATAAGGTATATAGTGTGAAGACTGGATCTCAATATTAGTAAAACTAACTTATGGGATCACTTTGAGTCCAGTTTAGTGGCACTTGTCATTTACCTTTTCTATCATGCAGTGTTGTGTTTTATCTTATGCATGCTACAAAATCTCTACACTAGATGTGTATAATATTATCTACAGTGCATTGTATTGTACAAAACTAAGAACTTGTTTTGCAAGCTTCCAACTTGTCGCTTTGAAAACTGCCAAACATTGTTTCTTATCAGCACAAACACACCTCTGAATTGTGCAGCtaacaataaagttgcagaTAATTAAATTTGCAGTCTTTGCGTCATTAACCGAGTCACGTTTTACCGATACAATTCAGGCATTGACCTGAACTTTTGAACTGACATCAAACTTGGTATACTTGAGTTGTTACATATATATGTCCACCAGGTGGCGTCACAAGTAGGCCTGTAAATCCATCCCTTAGTGCCTactgaggggggaaaaaatctcGTGGGTTTCTCACAATTCATgatctattttttcctcttctgctttgttcctttcttttttttttcagttgattttGGCCACCCGAAGCCCATTAACGTCAGAAAGGCTGCTGCATTATGGGCAATGTAGTACAGGTTCTCGGTGGCTGTGGGACTGAGGATGTCCATCTCCATCTTGGCACTGTTGGACTTCTTTCTGAGTGACTTTGGATTCCCACTTTTCTTGGCAGACTTGGAACTGCGGGGCTTTGATTTCCTGGATTTGTTGGGCtttgaacaaaataaaagtttacTCAATTTATGTTTGGAATCTAGACTGAATTAGTTTGTTCCTGAGTACTTCAGCATATTGAGAAATCTGTACTCATCTGCAAGACATGATTCATACATAAACGTAgggttttttccccccacataAGATGATTTAATGGTTTAGGACAACAAATAGTGAGTGAAATACAGAGGAATTGTCAAAAATAATAAAGATCTTACCGGTTTGAGGCTTGGCATTGCTGCAAGTGGCAGCTGAACGTCCTTTGCCGAGACACTGATACCCCATTTGTTTATGTGCTGTTGTCGTAGAGACAGAGCAGACTTGTTTGGATAAAGCCGCTGGCCTTTCAGGCAAATCTCTAACCGTGCTGCCAATGTGTGAGGCACTTTCAACACAACACACGGCTTAAACTGTGTACTGGAAATTTTGTAGTACCAAGTAAAAAATACTTTAGTAGATAGGAAACAGTCCTTGATGAAAGATTTGCTGATCTAATAGAGAGGCTGAAACAAAGGGAATGGATACTGGATGTGCTATAACATTTGTACTCCAGCTTCATTGGCAAAAATTAGGACAAAAACTTTATCTAGATGGATAGATACTTTATCGATCCTGAAGGAAGTTTAGGATTTATCTAAATCAAGCTGGCTCCAGTGTTCAGAAACGAGTCCTGATCATCCATGATTTGGAGCCCCTCGGTGGAAATATGAAGTAAAAACAGCTCCTCTGCAGTTTCACGACAGTCTCCAGATATGATTGACCAAATTAG encodes the following:
- the stmp1 gene encoding short transmembrane mitochondrial protein 1 — encoded protein: MLQFLAGFTLGNIVGMYLAQNYEVPNIAKKFEDFKKDAEAKKKPPE
- the LOC133424014 gene encoding small lysine-rich protein 1, encoding MPSLKPPNKSRKSKPRSSKSAKKSGNPKSLRKKSNSAKMEMDILSPTATENLYYIAHNAAAFLTLMGFGWPKSTEKKKKGTKQKRKK